Proteins from one Thermococcus sp. M36 genomic window:
- a CDS encoding ribonuclease P protein component 2 — MREKPKYLPPTLRDKHRYIAFQVIGERAFTKDEIKRAVWDASLSTLGTLGSARAKPWFIKFDEESQTGIVRVDRKHVEELRLALTLITQINGSRAIFRTLGVSGTIKRLKRKFLAEFGWR, encoded by the coding sequence ATGAGGGAGAAGCCGAAGTACCTGCCGCCCACCCTGAGGGACAAGCACCGCTACATAGCCTTCCAGGTTATAGGTGAGAGGGCCTTCACCAAGGACGAGATAAAGCGTGCAGTCTGGGACGCGAGCCTCTCGACACTGGGAACCCTCGGCTCGGCGAGGGCAAAGCCCTGGTTCATAAAGTTCGACGAGGAGAGCCAGACGGGCATCGTGCGCGTTGACAGGAAGCACGTGGAGGAACTCCGCCTCGCTTTAACCCTGATCACCCAAATCAACGGTTCAAGGGCGATTTTCAGGACGTTGGGAGTTTCCGGGACGATAAAAAGGTTGAAGAGGAAGTTTCTGGCAGAGTTTGGCTGGCGCTAG
- the trmB gene encoding HTH-type sugar-sensing transcriptional regulator TrmB, whose translation MKVVAMEIPSHLSQALSEIGFTKYEVMTYWTLLVYGPSTAREISTKSGVPYNRVYDTVSSLKARGFVTEIEGNPKVYAAYSPRIAFLRFKKELETIVEQLEKALNDVKREDHRPAIWRSRSLDEALEMFREAIDSAEKEVIVVIPSEFFGHVEEDLLRTFKRGVTLSVYTDKIPDLSKFQGRGNLFVREFYKLNHIIGMVDGKEVIAVQNVAFNSRNPPAFRSTYPEIIFSQYSLIIEIFKESSLRVEVINNPGDLRFFAMFHAVDFVTRYLKDRHIMATIRGKHIETGKNETINGLVVGYTFSLKEAINNIHVETEGGIVKIGGMFAVVEDYESTDVRFTVGEPS comes from the coding sequence GTGAAGGTGGTGGCAATGGAGATTCCGTCCCATCTCTCGCAGGCGCTGAGCGAGATAGGCTTCACAAAGTATGAGGTTATGACGTACTGGACGCTCCTCGTCTACGGGCCCAGCACTGCGAGAGAGATATCCACAAAAAGCGGGGTGCCCTATAACAGGGTCTACGATACGGTGTCGTCCCTAAAGGCGAGGGGATTTGTCACTGAAATAGAGGGCAATCCCAAAGTCTACGCTGCTTACTCCCCCAGAATAGCGTTTCTCCGATTCAAGAAGGAACTCGAAACAATAGTGGAGCAGCTGGAAAAAGCACTGAATGATGTGAAGCGTGAGGATCACAGGCCTGCAATATGGAGAAGCAGGAGCCTTGACGAGGCCCTTGAAATGTTCCGGGAGGCCATTGATTCCGCTGAGAAGGAGGTCATCGTTGTCATTCCCAGCGAGTTCTTTGGACATGTGGAGGAAGACTTACTGAGGACGTTTAAGAGGGGTGTGACCCTGTCGGTATACACCGACAAAATTCCAGATCTTTCGAAGTTTCAAGGAAGAGGAAACCTGTTTGTGAGGGAGTTTTACAAGCTCAACCATATTATAGGGATGGTTGACGGGAAGGAGGTCATAGCGGTTCAGAACGTTGCTTTCAACTCAAGGAATCCCCCAGCTTTCAGATCAACGTATCCTGAGATAATCTTCTCCCAGTACAGCCTCATAATAGAGATCTTCAAGGAGTCGTCACTGAGGGTGGAAGTTATCAACAATCCCGGTGACCTCCGGTTTTTTGCCATGTTCCATGCGGTTGATTTTGTCACCAGATACTTGAAAGACAGGCATATTATGGCCACGATCAGGGGCAAACACATTGAAACGGGAAAAAATGAGACGATTAATGGGCTCGTAGTGGGGTATACATTTTCACTCAAGGAGGCTATTAACAACATCCATGTGGAGACGGAGGGGGGCATAGTAAAGATCGGAGGAATGTTTGCCGTTGTTGAGGATTACGAGAGCACCGACGTCAGGTTTACAGTGGGTGAGCCATCGTAA
- the ileS gene encoding isoleucine--tRNA ligase, giving the protein MIKEPEFREYNPGKFEEKVERFWKENNTYEKVKESRAKGPKYYFLDGPPYVSGAIHLGTAWNKIIKDMVIRFRTMQGYNVRRQPGFDMHGLPIEVKVEQALGLKTKKDIETEIGVENFIRKCKEFALNNLRVMTEQFKQLGVWMDWDNPYMTIKNEYIESGWFTLKRAWEKGLLEKDKRVLHWCPRCETALAEHEVRGEYKIREDPSIYVKFPIEGMENEYLLIWTTTPWTLPANLAVAVHPEYDYAKVKVETEGREEYWIIAKALVERVLSEVGVRGEIVEEFKGEELEGLRYVHILMDEYPAQKEFREKYEWAHRVILGEHVTLGDGTGLVHTAPGHGEEDYEVGRAYGLPVYSPVDDEGRYIEGYWKGTYVKDADPEIIEHLREKGYLVKAGTIEHKYPHCWRCKTPLIFRATDQWFLKVSKVKDLIIKENDEKVTWYPDWVKVRYDNGVLNSGDWVISRQRYWGIPLPIWQSEDGEIHVVGSFKELVELSVAIEVNGERIDLPEDYNEKLKVIEEKLGPEDLHRPYVDAFIIKVNGKEMRRVKDVVDVWFDSGIASWASLDYPRNKESFEKLWPADFIVEGEDQVTKWFYSQQAASVIAFDTVPYRHVAMHGYVLDEKGDKMSKSLGNIIRPEEVVQKEGRDPFRFYMLWATNPWENLRFSWKGLEQVKRMLNILWNVYVLSATYMSLDSFDPTKLNPEELPFREEDRWILSRANGLIGDVTEGIETFRLTKATRAIYHFVVEDLSRWYVRLIRKRMWVEGDDPDKLAAYYTVWKVFDVLLRLMAPFTPYIAEEIYQNMLRPFLGVESVHMLDWPRAEEKVRDEELEGEMEAVRRIVEAGSSARQRAKIKLRYPVRRIIVETEDETVKKAVERLNRILRDQLNAKEVVVGKVERELVIKPNFAKVGPEFKGDAKLVIAWIAEHGRELYEAGEMDVELEGKTFHLTREHLSVEEKLPDFFVSEDFDGGRVFVDKTLTRELLAEGLAREFVRRIQEMRKRLDLDVNDRIKVTIETTDENRELLSENLDYVMKETRAVEVKFEEAKGYVVEWPEVQAKIGIEKVE; this is encoded by the coding sequence ATGATAAAGGAACCGGAGTTTAGGGAGTATAACCCAGGGAAGTTTGAGGAAAAGGTCGAGCGCTTTTGGAAGGAGAACAACACCTATGAGAAGGTGAAGGAAAGCAGAGCAAAGGGCCCGAAGTACTACTTCCTCGACGGGCCCCCGTACGTCAGCGGTGCAATACACCTCGGTACCGCCTGGAACAAGATAATCAAGGACATGGTGATAAGGTTCAGAACCATGCAGGGCTACAACGTCCGCAGGCAGCCGGGCTTCGACATGCACGGCCTCCCGATAGAGGTCAAGGTTGAGCAGGCGCTTGGACTTAAGACCAAGAAGGACATCGAAACTGAGATAGGCGTTGAGAACTTCATAAGGAAGTGCAAGGAGTTCGCCCTCAACAACCTCAGGGTCATGACCGAGCAGTTCAAGCAGCTCGGCGTTTGGATGGACTGGGACAACCCTTACATGACGATAAAGAACGAGTACATCGAATCGGGCTGGTTCACGCTCAAGAGGGCCTGGGAAAAGGGCCTCTTGGAGAAGGACAAGCGCGTCCTCCACTGGTGTCCGCGCTGTGAGACGGCCTTAGCCGAGCACGAGGTTCGCGGCGAGTACAAGATAAGGGAGGACCCGAGCATATACGTCAAGTTCCCGATAGAGGGCATGGAGAATGAGTACCTCCTCATCTGGACGACCACGCCCTGGACGCTCCCGGCGAACTTAGCGGTTGCCGTTCACCCGGAGTATGACTACGCCAAAGTTAAGGTCGAAACCGAGGGCAGGGAAGAGTACTGGATAATAGCGAAGGCCCTCGTTGAGAGGGTTTTGAGTGAGGTCGGCGTCAGGGGTGAAATCGTCGAGGAGTTCAAGGGTGAGGAACTCGAAGGGCTCCGCTACGTGCACATACTCATGGACGAGTATCCAGCTCAAAAGGAGTTCCGCGAGAAGTACGAGTGGGCCCACCGCGTGATCCTCGGCGAGCACGTCACCCTCGGGGACGGTACCGGCTTAGTCCACACCGCACCGGGCCACGGTGAGGAGGACTACGAGGTCGGAAGAGCGTACGGGCTTCCGGTTTACAGCCCGGTTGACGATGAGGGACGCTACATCGAGGGCTACTGGAAGGGAACATACGTCAAGGACGCCGATCCGGAGATAATAGAGCACCTCCGCGAGAAGGGCTACCTCGTGAAGGCCGGAACGATAGAGCACAAGTACCCGCACTGCTGGCGCTGTAAGACCCCGCTCATATTCAGGGCCACCGACCAGTGGTTCCTCAAGGTCAGCAAAGTTAAGGACCTCATAATCAAGGAGAACGATGAGAAGGTGACCTGGTACCCGGACTGGGTGAAAGTCAGATACGACAACGGTGTCCTCAACTCGGGCGACTGGGTCATAAGCAGGCAGAGGTACTGGGGCATACCCCTCCCGATATGGCAGAGCGAGGACGGCGAGATACACGTCGTTGGAAGCTTCAAGGAACTCGTCGAGCTCAGCGTTGCGATAGAGGTTAACGGCGAGAGGATAGACCTCCCGGAGGACTACAATGAGAAGCTCAAAGTCATAGAGGAGAAGCTCGGCCCGGAGGACCTGCACAGGCCTTACGTGGATGCCTTCATCATAAAGGTCAACGGTAAAGAGATGCGCCGCGTCAAGGACGTCGTTGACGTCTGGTTCGACAGTGGAATAGCCAGCTGGGCTTCCCTCGACTACCCGAGGAACAAGGAGTCCTTTGAAAAGCTCTGGCCAGCGGACTTCATAGTCGAGGGCGAAGACCAGGTCACCAAGTGGTTCTACTCCCAGCAGGCAGCCAGCGTTATAGCCTTCGACACAGTCCCCTACAGGCACGTGGCGATGCATGGATATGTTCTCGATGAGAAGGGCGACAAGATGAGCAAGAGCCTCGGCAACATCATAAGGCCGGAGGAGGTCGTCCAGAAGGAGGGCAGGGATCCCTTCAGGTTCTACATGCTCTGGGCGACGAACCCGTGGGAGAACCTGCGCTTCAGCTGGAAGGGGCTTGAGCAGGTCAAGAGGATGCTCAACATACTCTGGAACGTCTATGTCCTCAGCGCGACCTACATGAGCCTCGACAGCTTCGACCCGACGAAGCTCAACCCAGAGGAGCTTCCCTTCAGGGAGGAGGACAGGTGGATACTCAGCAGGGCCAACGGCCTCATCGGAGACGTCACTGAGGGTATAGAGACCTTCAGGCTGACGAAGGCGACTAGGGCGATATACCACTTCGTCGTCGAGGATCTGAGCAGGTGGTACGTGAGGCTCATCAGGAAGCGCATGTGGGTCGAGGGGGATGACCCTGACAAGCTCGCCGCCTACTACACTGTCTGGAAGGTCTTTGACGTCCTGCTGAGGCTTATGGCCCCGTTCACGCCCTACATAGCCGAGGAGATATATCAGAACATGCTGAGGCCGTTCCTCGGTGTCGAGAGCGTCCACATGCTCGACTGGCCAAGGGCCGAGGAGAAGGTCAGGGACGAGGAGCTTGAGGGGGAGATGGAGGCCGTCAGGAGGATAGTCGAGGCCGGCTCAAGCGCCAGGCAGAGGGCTAAGATAAAGCTCCGCTACCCGGTCAGGAGGATAATCGTCGAGACGGAGGATGAGACCGTAAAGAAGGCCGTCGAGAGGCTCAACAGAATCCTGCGCGACCAGCTCAACGCCAAGGAAGTTGTTGTAGGAAAGGTGGAGCGCGAGCTCGTCATAAAGCCGAACTTCGCCAAGGTTGGCCCCGAGTTCAAGGGCGACGCGAAGCTCGTAATAGCATGGATAGCCGAGCACGGCAGGGAGCTCTACGAGGCCGGTGAGATGGACGTCGAGCTCGAAGGAAAGACCTTCCACCTCACCAGGGAGCATCTCAGCGTAGAGGAGAAGCTGCCGGACTTCTTCGTCAGCGAAGACTTCGACGGCGGAAGGGTCTTCGTGGACAAGACCCTCACAAGGGAGCTCCTCGCTGAGGGACTCGCGAGGGAGTTCGTCAGGAGGATTCAAGAGATGAGGAAGCGCCTTGACTTGGACGTGAACGACCGCATTAAAGTCACGATAGAGACCACGGACGAGAACCGCGAGCTGCTCAGCGAGAACCTCGACTACGTGATGAAGGAGACGAGGGCCGTCGAAGTAAAGTTCGAGGAGGCCAAGGGCTACGTCGTCGAGTGGCCAGAGGTTCAGGCGAAGATAGGGATCGAGAAGGTGGAGTGA
- the malG gene encoding trehalose/maltose ABC transporter permease MalG, whose amino-acid sequence MNEKSLKNILLAIGAVLMVLVCLFPFIWMIIISFTKDATFLGSPYVSFEFTLSNYRTVLSDPTLHFMDYFRNSLIIATVVTVVTVMISAFGAYAVSRIRFRGRLIVPVFVLGVSMFPQISLVGYLFKFIEELGWINTYKALFFPYVAWTLPLALWILLSYFAQLPKDLDEAALIDGASRIQTLYKVILPLSAPALFSTALLVFIAAFNEFMFALLFTTDYRARTVPVGIALFQGVHGEVPWGNIMAASAISTIPLVILALIFQKYIVSGLTAGALKGE is encoded by the coding sequence ATGAACGAAAAATCCCTTAAAAATATCCTGCTGGCCATTGGGGCAGTCTTAATGGTATTGGTGTGTCTCTTCCCCTTCATCTGGATGATAATAATATCCTTCACAAAAGACGCCACCTTCCTGGGCTCCCCCTACGTCAGCTTTGAGTTCACACTGAGCAACTACAGGACGGTCCTGAGCGACCCGACCCTCCACTTCATGGACTATTTTAGGAACAGCCTTATCATAGCCACCGTCGTGACGGTGGTAACCGTCATGATATCAGCCTTTGGGGCGTACGCGGTCTCAAGGATACGGTTCAGGGGCAGGCTCATAGTGCCGGTTTTTGTCCTGGGAGTCTCGATGTTTCCGCAGATAAGCCTCGTAGGATACCTGTTCAAGTTCATCGAAGAGCTCGGATGGATCAACACGTACAAGGCCCTGTTCTTTCCGTACGTGGCGTGGACACTGCCGCTGGCCCTCTGGATACTCCTCAGCTATTTTGCCCAGCTCCCCAAAGATCTCGATGAGGCCGCCCTAATAGATGGTGCGTCGAGGATTCAGACCCTTTACAAGGTCATACTGCCCTTGTCTGCTCCCGCCCTGTTTTCAACGGCTCTTCTGGTCTTCATAGCAGCCTTCAACGAGTTCATGTTTGCACTGCTCTTCACCACTGATTACCGGGCCAGGACGGTACCCGTCGGCATAGCTCTGTTCCAGGGGGTTCACGGAGAGGTGCCGTGGGGCAACATCATGGCCGCCTCCGCAATCTCGACAATCCCGCTGGTCATACTGGCGCTCATCTTCCAGAAGTACATAGTCAGCGGGCTTACCGCTGGTGCCCTGAAAGGAGAGTGA
- a CDS encoding glycogen/starch synthase, translated as MRILILGFEYLPVKVGGLAEAITSIAEGLAKLGNEVVVFTPDHGKGLGEAVSSFKVSAFGEVTEVTVRRREQNGVTVYSFGGGLLSEPDVYGPGWKGLLKKTILFGKASAGLLNELIDEFSPDVVHAHDWHTVFALGLLKKYFGVRGVFTVHRLNKAKILGSYFHEASLGELAPYPDIDPEYTAAYIADMVTTVSRSYLLEEWDFFGTFEGKVTHVFNGIDCSFWNEDFLENKNLPREERRRRILERFGLSDGKAFMFIGRFDRAQKGVDTLLRAIEILSTDPAFVDMRFIIIGKGDPELERWAKAVGNRFPENVRVITELLSRETVRELYGSVDFVLIPSYFEPFGLVQLEAMCLGAVPIGSAVGGIKDTIIDLDADPENATGMLVPPRDAFALARAMIRAKNLDGETLQRLRENGRRRGREDFTWENACRRYLRVYSGAVDRAMHFIS; from the coding sequence ATGAGGATTTTGATACTGGGATTTGAGTACCTGCCAGTAAAGGTGGGCGGTCTGGCCGAGGCGATAACGAGCATAGCCGAGGGGTTGGCGAAGCTCGGCAATGAGGTTGTGGTCTTTACCCCCGACCACGGGAAAGGGCTCGGTGAGGCCGTTAGCTCCTTCAAGGTCTCGGCCTTTGGTGAGGTCACCGAGGTGACAGTCAGGAGGAGGGAGCAGAACGGCGTTACGGTCTACTCCTTCGGAGGGGGACTCTTAAGCGAGCCCGACGTTTACGGGCCGGGCTGGAAGGGGCTGTTGAAGAAGACCATCCTCTTCGGAAAGGCCAGCGCCGGACTTCTGAACGAACTCATAGACGAGTTCAGCCCCGACGTCGTCCACGCCCACGACTGGCACACCGTCTTTGCCCTCGGCCTTTTGAAGAAGTATTTTGGAGTTAGGGGCGTCTTTACCGTCCACAGGCTAAACAAGGCAAAAATACTCGGCAGCTATTTCCACGAGGCCAGCCTGGGCGAGCTCGCCCCCTACCCTGACATCGACCCAGAGTACACCGCGGCCTATATTGCCGACATGGTGACGACGGTGAGCAGGAGCTACCTGCTGGAGGAGTGGGACTTTTTCGGCACCTTTGAGGGCAAGGTTACACACGTCTTCAACGGCATAGACTGTTCCTTCTGGAATGAGGATTTCCTTGAGAATAAAAACCTGCCCAGGGAGGAGCGCAGAAGGCGCATCCTGGAGAGATTCGGCCTCTCTGACGGGAAGGCCTTCATGTTCATAGGCCGCTTTGATAGGGCCCAGAAGGGCGTTGACACCCTCCTCAGAGCCATCGAGATACTCTCAACCGATCCGGCCTTTGTGGACATGCGCTTTATCATCATAGGAAAAGGCGACCCCGAACTGGAGCGCTGGGCAAAAGCCGTCGGGAACCGCTTCCCGGAGAACGTCAGGGTGATTACCGAGCTCCTCAGCAGGGAAACGGTGCGTGAGCTCTACGGTTCGGTTGATTTCGTCCTGATACCGTCGTACTTCGAGCCCTTCGGTTTAGTCCAGCTGGAGGCGATGTGCCTCGGTGCCGTCCCGATAGGCAGCGCCGTTGGAGGGATAAAGGACACAATAATCGACCTCGATGCCGACCCGGAGAATGCGACGGGCATGCTCGTTCCCCCAAGGGATGCCTTCGCCCTGGCAAGGGCCATGATAAGGGCCAAAAACCTTGACGGGGAAACGCTTCAGAGGCTCAGGGAGAACGGCAGGCGGCGGGGCAGGGAGGACTTCACATGGGAGAACGCCTGCAGGAGGTACCTCAGGGTTTACAGCGGCGCGGTTGACAGGGCGATGCACTTTATCAGCTAG
- the treT gene encoding trehalose synthase has product MFEVTEFGGQGKKLRDYKGIIGEDALNRILEKAELVKGAAFANVNSTSFGGGVAEILHNLIPLMRDVGVDARWFVIEGSDEFFNVTKGFHNALQGNRELRLTDEMKRLYIETNRKNARDVDLGAFDYVLIHDPQPAPLIEFYDKRQPWIWRCHIDLSDPNMEFWEFLRGFVAKYDAYIFHMEEYVRGDLEGSKVVIMPPSIDPLSEKNMELSETEVLKTLERFDVDPERPILTQVARFDPWKGIFDVIDVYRKVKEKVPDVQLLLVGVMAHDDPEGWVYFEKTLRKIGEDYDVKVLTNLNGVHAREVNAFQRASDVVLQMSIREGFGLTVTEAMWKEKPVVGRAVGGIRLQIVDGETGFLVRDVEEASEKVLYLLKHPEVAGRMGARAKERVRENFVITRHLERYLDILNSFRP; this is encoded by the coding sequence ATGTTTGAGGTAACAGAATTTGGAGGGCAGGGGAAGAAGCTCCGGGACTACAAGGGAATAATCGGGGAGGACGCCCTGAACAGGATACTGGAGAAGGCCGAACTGGTAAAAGGGGCGGCCTTTGCCAACGTGAACTCGACATCGTTTGGCGGGGGGGTTGCGGAGATACTCCACAACCTCATACCGCTCATGAGGGACGTTGGGGTGGACGCCAGGTGGTTCGTCATTGAGGGGAGTGATGAGTTCTTTAACGTGACCAAGGGCTTTCACAACGCCCTCCAGGGGAACAGAGAGCTCCGGCTAACTGACGAGATGAAGCGCCTCTATATTGAGACCAACAGGAAGAACGCCCGCGACGTTGATCTGGGGGCCTTTGACTACGTGCTCATCCACGACCCCCAGCCGGCACCGCTGATCGAGTTCTACGACAAGAGACAGCCGTGGATATGGAGGTGCCACATAGACCTAAGCGACCCCAACATGGAGTTCTGGGAGTTCCTCAGGGGCTTCGTGGCGAAGTATGACGCGTACATATTCCACATGGAGGAATACGTGCGCGGGGACCTTGAGGGGAGCAAAGTCGTGATAATGCCCCCGTCAATTGACCCCCTGAGCGAAAAGAACATGGAGCTCAGCGAGACGGAGGTGCTTAAAACACTTGAAAGGTTCGACGTCGATCCAGAGAGGCCGATACTCACCCAGGTTGCCCGCTTTGACCCCTGGAAGGGAATCTTCGACGTCATCGACGTGTACCGGAAGGTCAAGGAGAAAGTCCCCGATGTCCAGCTGCTGCTGGTCGGCGTTATGGCCCACGACGACCCGGAGGGCTGGGTGTACTTCGAGAAGACGCTGAGAAAGATAGGCGAGGACTACGATGTGAAAGTGCTGACAAACCTCAACGGAGTCCATGCCAGGGAGGTTAACGCCTTCCAGAGGGCCAGCGATGTTGTCCTGCAGATGTCCATAAGGGAGGGCTTTGGGCTGACGGTCACGGAGGCTATGTGGAAGGAGAAGCCCGTGGTCGGAAGGGCCGTTGGGGGAATCCGGCTTCAGATAGTTGACGGTGAAACCGGTTTCCTCGTGAGGGACGTGGAGGAGGCCTCAGAAAAGGTGCTTTACCTCCTCAAACACCCCGAGGTCGCGGGGAGGATGGGTGCGCGGGCGAAAGAGCGGGTCAGGGAGAACTTCGTCATAACAAGGCACCTTGAGAGGTACCTCGACATCCTAAACTCTTTTAGACCCTAG
- the malF gene encoding trehalose/maltose ABC transporter permease MalF — protein MGGVKYTEEKFAYGMLSPMLAFVVLFIIVPVLGTFWISLHRDVTFIQGFKFVGLDNYITVLEKREFWYSLFVTVSFSLVSVSLETLLGLAFALILNERIRGRGILRAIVLIPWAVPTIISARTWELMYNYSYGLFNWILGAVGLSGVNWLGTPLSAFFAVVLADVWKTTPFMALLLLAGLQAIPGDTYEAAIIDGASMFQRFRHITLPLLKPVLIVAVTLRTIDALRVFDIIYVLTGGGPGGATTSVSLMAFNYYNLGDYGVGSAISILTFLTVLSFTVVYLRVGRFQEGLK, from the coding sequence ATGGGCGGAGTGAAGTACACCGAGGAGAAGTTTGCCTACGGCATGCTGTCCCCCATGCTGGCATTTGTGGTGCTTTTTATCATAGTGCCCGTCCTTGGAACCTTCTGGATAAGCTTACACCGGGATGTAACTTTTATTCAGGGTTTTAAATTCGTGGGGCTCGATAATTATATTACCGTGCTTGAAAAGAGAGAGTTCTGGTACTCCCTCTTCGTCACCGTGTCCTTCTCACTCGTGAGCGTGAGCCTGGAGACTTTACTCGGTCTGGCTTTTGCCCTCATATTGAACGAACGTATAAGGGGAAGGGGAATTTTGAGGGCAATAGTGCTGATCCCCTGGGCCGTTCCCACGATAATATCTGCCAGAACGTGGGAGCTGATGTACAACTACAGCTACGGCCTCTTTAACTGGATACTGGGCGCAGTTGGGCTGAGCGGCGTTAACTGGCTCGGTACTCCTCTGAGCGCGTTTTTCGCGGTGGTTCTTGCGGACGTGTGGAAGACGACACCTTTCATGGCCCTTCTTCTCCTGGCGGGCCTTCAGGCTATACCCGGGGACACTTATGAGGCCGCCATAATCGACGGGGCCAGCATGTTCCAGAGGTTCAGGCACATAACTCTCCCGCTGCTTAAACCCGTTCTGATAGTTGCGGTTACCCTGAGGACGATAGATGCCCTGAGGGTGTTTGACATAATATACGTCCTCACCGGTGGAGGGCCGGGCGGGGCGACCACCTCTGTGTCCCTGATGGCGTTTAACTACTACAACCTCGGCGACTACGGCGTTGGCTCCGCTATCTCAATACTCACCTTCCTAACGGTCCTGAGCTTTACCGTGGTGTATCTGAGGGTAGGGAGGTTCCAGGAGGGATTGAAATGA
- a CDS encoding radical SAM protein — translation MVWETPYFSYAVRDLPKGCQLCVRGEKLVLFTTGACPRDCFYCPLSPWRRGDVVYANERQVKGQDDVIEESLIQEARGAGVTGGDPLARLDRTVEYIRLLKENFGDDFHIHLYTTGALATKKNLERLYDAGLDEIRFHPDLFNPNSKLFKVEMENIKNAFDFDWDVGGEIPSIPGQFERMKWYAEFLDRHGAKFLNVNELEFSETTLKTMLDMGYQPVSDESAAIKGSLELGLKLLEWGEENTSLSYHLCTAKLKDAVQLKNRLRRMARNVAKPYMEITEDGTLRFGIAEYDDLDELYEFLVNEAEVPVEWLYINRERGRIEMPEEVAVELAEAVEGDVRFFIVEEYPTFDRLEVERTPLP, via the coding sequence TTGGTCTGGGAGACGCCTTACTTTTCATACGCTGTGAGAGACCTTCCGAAGGGCTGCCAGCTCTGCGTTAGGGGCGAGAAGCTCGTCCTCTTCACCACCGGGGCCTGCCCGAGGGACTGCTTCTACTGTCCCCTCAGTCCCTGGAGGAGAGGCGACGTCGTTTACGCCAACGAGAGGCAGGTTAAAGGGCAGGATGATGTCATAGAGGAGTCCCTCATACAGGAGGCCAGAGGGGCAGGGGTTACAGGAGGAGACCCCCTCGCGAGGCTCGACAGGACGGTTGAGTACATCCGGCTCCTTAAGGAGAATTTTGGCGATGACTTTCACATCCATCTCTATACAACCGGTGCCCTAGCCACAAAGAAAAACCTTGAGAGGCTCTACGACGCCGGTTTAGATGAGATAAGGTTCCACCCTGACCTCTTCAATCCGAACTCGAAGCTCTTCAAAGTCGAGATGGAGAACATAAAGAACGCCTTTGACTTTGACTGGGACGTTGGCGGCGAGATACCCTCGATCCCGGGTCAGTTCGAGAGGATGAAGTGGTACGCCGAGTTTTTGGATAGGCACGGCGCGAAGTTCCTCAACGTCAACGAGCTGGAGTTCAGTGAAACGACGCTCAAGACGATGCTCGATATGGGCTATCAGCCGGTGAGCGACGAGAGCGCCGCGATAAAGGGCTCCCTTGAGCTGGGCCTAAAGCTCCTTGAGTGGGGTGAGGAGAACACGTCGCTGAGCTACCATCTGTGCACCGCGAAGCTGAAAGATGCAGTCCAGCTCAAGAACAGACTGAGGAGAATGGCGAGGAACGTAGCCAAGCCGTACATGGAGATAACGGAGGACGGGACGCTCCGCTTCGGTATAGCGGAATACGACGACCTCGACGAGCTCTACGAGTTTCTCGTTAATGAGGCCGAAGTCCCGGTGGAGTGGCTGTACATCAACAGGGAGAGGGGAAGGATAGAGATGCCGGAGGAGGTCGCCGTCGAGCTTGCTGAGGCTGTAGAGGGCGATGTGAGGTTCTTCATAGTCGAAGAGTACCCGACCTTCGACAGGCTTGAGGTGGAGAGAACCCCCTTACCGTGA